Proteins encoded together in one Terriglobus saanensis SP1PR4 window:
- a CDS encoding ATP-binding protein, which yields MKRSLFIALWASAILAFAVDGLSWVIFPEWWVRILVALMAAGGMAWWCTRVVRRTLDTLQDIALSKVPESSEMHPAFRVFEPLAETITRLSSEAAERLEEGIQIRLKMESVFDAMKDPIVAIDSFERILWTNHRMRRLMARSLSSLKIGRALVETIRDPEALACVRRAMETGNPAKATKVLLLPGKTFTVNAMPMMDGGVVVVLRDLTRIEQVERTQREFVANVSHELRTPLTSIAGYVETLLEDPRLGVPNKGSARDFLGSIARNAARMTRLTEDLLALARIESKEHQVKPAPVDTNTLIHDALDATSGFIREKEAVMDFGTLTSEMIYADAGAIVQVLSNLIENAVNYGSSANGARIVIAVDASRDTPGMMQFSITDNGPGIASEHLERVFERFYRVDQARAIGTHGTGLGLAIARNIVEQHGGTIWVESRLGKGSRFSFTLPLAS from the coding sequence ATGAAGCGGAGCCTCTTTATCGCATTGTGGGCGTCAGCAATTCTTGCCTTCGCCGTCGATGGGCTGTCGTGGGTCATATTTCCGGAGTGGTGGGTCAGGATTCTGGTGGCCCTTATGGCCGCAGGGGGAATGGCCTGGTGGTGTACCCGCGTTGTAAGGCGCACTCTGGACACCTTGCAGGACATAGCCTTGTCCAAAGTTCCCGAATCGTCCGAGATGCATCCCGCTTTTCGCGTGTTCGAACCTCTCGCTGAAACCATCACCCGCTTGTCTTCTGAAGCGGCAGAAAGGTTAGAGGAAGGGATTCAGATCCGGCTGAAGATGGAATCTGTCTTCGATGCAATGAAAGACCCTATCGTTGCGATCGACTCCTTTGAACGCATTCTTTGGACCAACCATCGGATGCGCCGGCTGATGGCGCGATCCTTGAGCAGCCTGAAGATTGGGCGTGCCCTGGTAGAAACGATTCGCGATCCGGAGGCACTTGCCTGTGTGCGCCGCGCAATGGAAACCGGAAACCCTGCCAAAGCAACGAAAGTGCTGTTATTGCCTGGGAAGACTTTTACCGTCAACGCGATGCCTATGATGGACGGTGGGGTAGTGGTGGTGTTGCGCGATCTGACGCGAATCGAACAGGTCGAACGCACGCAGAGGGAGTTCGTCGCCAATGTGTCTCACGAACTACGAACGCCACTGACCTCTATCGCCGGTTACGTAGAAACGCTCCTTGAGGATCCTCGTTTAGGGGTACCCAATAAAGGCTCAGCCAGAGATTTTCTCGGATCCATTGCCCGCAATGCAGCACGTATGACCCGTTTGACAGAAGATCTTCTCGCGCTGGCCCGCATTGAGTCGAAAGAACACCAGGTGAAGCCAGCTCCGGTGGACACCAATACGCTGATCCACGATGCGCTGGATGCGACTTCCGGTTTCATTCGAGAGAAAGAAGCGGTTATGGATTTCGGAACGTTGACCTCTGAGATGATTTACGCCGATGCTGGCGCCATTGTACAGGTGCTCAGTAACCTGATTGAGAATGCCGTCAATTACGGGTCGAGTGCGAACGGCGCGCGCATTGTGATTGCTGTGGATGCGTCCAGAGATACTCCAGGCATGATGCAGTTCAGCATTACAGACAACGGACCGGGAATCGCTTCCGAACACCTTGAACGCGTCTTCGAGCGCTTCTACCGCGTGGATCAGGCTCGCGCTATCGGCACGCATGGGACCGGGTTGGGCCTGGCGATTGCAAGAAACATTGTGGAACAACACGGCGGAACGATCTGGGTAGAAAGCAGACTTGGAAAAGGTAGTCGCTTCAGCTTCACTTTGCCACTGGCAAGCTAG
- a CDS encoding sensor histidine kinase: MKELLNLRSLRVRLCLWYVLLSMVSMTALGTFSYFYLLHALASSRERTMERRELRLLRFVQDEPVLDPHVQLADQLHHFMLASPDTDILEVSDLAGKTIFPVTAGTAAIAWSSDACVHPCFKVLPMGQHRFRALQQVVSIRGQLYRITMAGMIDEHYDILNMVETSYLIFLPLMLVVSVAGGFMLSHRALEPVDRITRSAHLISIRDLSHRLPVPDTGDELQRFAETWNQILERLEGAVKRLTQFTGDVSHDLRTTITVMLTTSQLALRHERTKEQYRTSLETIMLECQSTAALLDDLLAASRSDMAEQRVEREAIDFAALVAESCDHVRARAEMKRQHLEIELDQTASIYGDLSLLRRLVNILLDNALKYTPEGGVVTVSLGRVAQRLCLEVRDTGIGIPEEELPYIFDRFYRADTSRNRDQGGSGLGLAIAKWILQAHHAEITVSSNLGRGSTFSLSFDVLDEPPVPFAKLVDGIRLEGSTVGSLS, from the coding sequence ATGAAAGAGCTTCTCAATCTTCGTTCGCTGCGCGTCAGGCTCTGCCTCTGGTATGTGCTTCTCAGCATGGTCTCTATGACGGCGCTCGGCACATTTTCTTACTTCTATCTACTGCATGCGCTCGCCAGTTCCAGGGAGCGGACGATGGAACGCCGCGAATTGCGCCTCTTGCGCTTCGTGCAAGACGAACCAGTCCTTGATCCTCATGTTCAGCTTGCGGACCAGCTCCACCACTTTATGCTGGCTAGTCCGGATACGGATATTCTTGAGGTCTCCGACCTTGCGGGCAAGACAATCTTTCCGGTAACCGCAGGTACCGCAGCCATCGCGTGGAGTAGCGATGCATGCGTTCATCCCTGCTTTAAGGTGTTGCCGATGGGGCAACATCGCTTCCGAGCACTGCAGCAGGTGGTCAGCATCCGCGGGCAATTGTATCGAATCACCATGGCGGGGATGATCGATGAGCACTACGACATTCTCAACATGGTTGAGACGTCCTATCTTATCTTTCTCCCGCTTATGCTCGTCGTCTCGGTCGCTGGTGGTTTCATGTTGAGCCACCGCGCCCTGGAGCCAGTGGACCGCATCACGCGGTCCGCGCACCTCATCAGCATTCGCGATCTGAGCCATCGCCTTCCTGTCCCGGATACGGGGGACGAGTTGCAGCGTTTCGCGGAGACATGGAATCAGATTTTGGAACGGCTTGAAGGGGCCGTGAAAAGACTGACTCAATTCACTGGCGACGTCTCCCACGATCTCCGGACTACGATCACTGTGATGTTAACCACAAGTCAATTGGCTTTGCGTCATGAACGTACGAAAGAGCAATACCGCACCTCTCTGGAAACGATCATGCTGGAATGCCAGTCGACGGCGGCATTGCTGGACGACTTACTGGCAGCCTCTCGCTCTGATATGGCAGAACAAAGGGTGGAAAGGGAAGCGATCGACTTCGCCGCTCTGGTGGCAGAGAGCTGCGATCATGTTCGAGCACGCGCCGAAATGAAACGACAACATCTGGAAATAGAACTTGACCAGACCGCGAGCATCTATGGCGATCTGTCTCTGCTTCGTCGACTCGTAAATATCTTGTTGGACAATGCTCTCAAATACACGCCGGAAGGCGGAGTCGTTACGGTGTCGCTGGGGCGGGTCGCGCAACGTTTGTGTCTGGAGGTTCGAGATACTGGCATCGGCATTCCAGAAGAGGAACTGCCGTATATCTTTGACCGTTTTTATCGAGCGGATACTTCGCGCAACCGCGACCAGGGCGGCAGTGGCTTAGGACTTGCGATTGCAAAATGGATCCTGCAGGCACACCATGCGGAGATCACCGTCTCTTCAAACCTCGGTCGCGGAAGCACTTTTTCTCTGTCTTTCGATGTCCTCGACGAGCCTCCGGTCCCCTTCGCAAAGCTTGTGGATGGAATACGTCTGGAAGGCTCTACCGTCGGTTCACTCTCATAA
- a CDS encoding response regulator transcription factor, which translates to MKLLIIEDDRRIANLLQQGLSEDGHSVFVSHRGDDGLELIQSQYFDMVVLDIMLPGRDGFSILKQARHARYAMPILILTARDGMADIVRGLDLGADDYLTKPFQLEILLARVRAMGRRGQVPLLDQLRVGDLILDRSQKLLLRGDLEIPLTRKEFVLLELLMRRPQQVISRNELIEVGWGYDAEVSDNSVDFYIHSLRSKINVDGQPSMIRTVRAQGYALSAAS; encoded by the coding sequence ATGAAACTTTTGATCATCGAAGACGATCGACGTATCGCGAACCTGCTCCAGCAGGGACTCTCCGAAGATGGTCACAGCGTCTTTGTCTCCCATCGCGGCGACGATGGTCTTGAACTGATCCAAAGCCAATACTTCGACATGGTCGTGCTGGACATTATGCTGCCCGGCCGCGACGGCTTCAGCATTCTCAAGCAGGCGCGTCACGCTCGATATGCAATGCCTATCCTGATTCTCACGGCCAGGGACGGCATGGCCGATATCGTTCGAGGCCTCGATCTGGGGGCAGACGACTATCTCACCAAGCCGTTCCAGCTTGAGATTCTTTTGGCGCGTGTCCGCGCGATGGGCCGCCGCGGTCAGGTGCCGCTTCTGGATCAGCTGCGCGTGGGCGATCTCATCCTCGATCGAAGTCAGAAACTCCTTCTCCGGGGGGATCTGGAGATTCCGTTGACCCGCAAGGAATTTGTTCTGCTGGAACTCCTGATGCGTAGACCGCAACAGGTAATCTCACGGAATGAGTTGATCGAAGTAGGCTGGGGATATGATGCCGAAGTGAGCGACAATAGCGTCGACTTCTACATCCACAGTCTCCGTTCGAAGATCAATGTGGACGGCCAGCCCAGCATGATCCGCACCGTGCGCGCGCAGGGATACGCGCTCAGCGCCGCATCATGA
- a CDS encoding YncE family protein, giving the protein MQSKMKYMLRTVQMALTATSLALSATAAFGQQAPVTLVQNVTIPEIAGDFDFLTIDLKRGHLFAAAEENHTIEMFDASTGKHLQSIPGVKTPHALAYVAERDELFIADGGDSSCIILSGTDFHQIDRIALIDGSKTGKTDSPDAGFYDVKRKSFFVGNGGKSANLPYSEITEISVDTHKIVNRIRVEANNVEAMMADDAHGRLYANLRDQKKIAVIDLKTMQVVDTWTTPDLNLNTALSFDAVTQRLFIVGRKPGLFYAFDTATGKVVDQQPVANISDGMAWDPQSKSIFIMASQALTVLHQDSKDHYTKLAQIPTNGGKTGLYVPELKQLYVIHPKTSIDDAGLLVYRVNR; this is encoded by the coding sequence ATGCAATCCAAGATGAAGTACATGCTGCGAACGGTACAGATGGCGCTCACGGCAACATCCCTGGCACTCAGCGCCACGGCCGCCTTCGGCCAGCAGGCGCCGGTCACCCTGGTACAAAACGTCACCATTCCAGAGATTGCTGGAGACTTTGACTTTCTGACCATCGATCTGAAGCGTGGACACCTCTTCGCCGCCGCCGAGGAAAACCACACCATCGAGATGTTCGATGCGAGCACCGGCAAGCATCTTCAAAGCATTCCAGGAGTGAAGACGCCCCATGCGCTCGCCTATGTTGCTGAGCGCGACGAGTTGTTCATCGCCGATGGAGGCGACTCTTCCTGCATCATCCTTTCCGGCACGGACTTTCACCAGATCGATCGTATTGCGCTAATCGATGGCTCGAAGACAGGCAAGACGGACTCGCCTGATGCGGGCTTCTACGACGTGAAGCGGAAGAGCTTCTTTGTCGGCAACGGCGGCAAGTCGGCGAACCTACCCTACTCCGAGATCACTGAGATCTCGGTTGATACGCATAAGATCGTCAACCGCATTCGTGTGGAAGCGAACAATGTAGAAGCCATGATGGCCGACGATGCGCATGGCCGTCTGTATGCCAATCTACGCGACCAGAAGAAAATTGCCGTGATCGACCTAAAGACAATGCAGGTCGTGGATACATGGACGACTCCGGACCTGAACCTGAATACCGCGCTTTCTTTCGATGCTGTGACGCAGCGCCTCTTCATCGTTGGACGTAAGCCTGGACTTTTCTATGCGTTCGACACAGCGACCGGTAAGGTTGTCGATCAGCAGCCGGTTGCCAACATCTCGGATGGCATGGCCTGGGATCCGCAGAGCAAGAGCATCTTCATTATGGCCTCGCAGGCACTGACCGTGTTGCATCAGGACAGCAAAGACCACTACACGAAGCTGGCGCAGATTCCAACCAATGGCGGCAAGACAGGCCTCTACGTGCCGGAGCTCAAGCAGCTCTATGTGATCCACCCCAAGACCTCGATCGACGACGCTGGTCTTTTGGTCTATCGCGTCAATCGTTAG
- a CDS encoding TonB-dependent receptor gives MKKLLLLLLLASMPLFGQTDRATITGTVTDTTGGRVPSVEITLVSKATGISRLAKTNSEGVFTISSLAVGTYKATFRADNFATQEVEEIRLDVGQTYTLPVKLGVTKVETAIDVSAGVTGLDQSSAEIGGVVHGSQAQDLPLNGRNYVSLVALVPGAIDSGTGTQDQVRFAGLSAEDNSWHLDGIDNSGINHQYQKVAIRLQPSTEAIAEFRANSAVYSADQGGTPGGQIELVSRSGSNGFHASAWEFLRNTYFDATPWGTVGTFPTLHLNNFGANLGGPVLKDKLFFFVNWESLRQVQNLSLTGTVPSASFRAAVLAKSPALAPILNAYPVGTVTIAGNANAVSWYGSGPSTDREDSGLARVDYHVNNRTDAFVRYSTDHYAVQTPADLTGQGFTTLTTPNIVIGAQTAFSSTFMNNVRFGFNRAEFTQGETNTLPYSVVVTGAFTKLDDATGSVRYDNSFTFVDDATLVRGRSTIKAGVTVRRIQENKSSPSVPDEIYTFASTTNFQNNLMDSDSYAGTVPLTGQRMTESFGYIQDQFQLSPQLTINAGMRYEYFGVDHEVQGRGIIVDPLNCSAVVCPAGSEWYHPNLLDFSPRLSVAYSPAALRGKSVLRAGYGIYYGDGQFGNLGTPVGNLATKYSITQQQAPGLSFPVTPYLGAAANSFAPSGSPINRKDTAVEEWTLSFQSEVAKQTVAQIAYFGTHASHVFSDVTLNGIDPTTGKRPFAGYSTIDYRGSSNDANTQAFQAGLRRDFASGLLISANYELSHSLDNGGIGGGEADIPQDYNCHRCEYSSSDQDMRHYFSASTIWKLPVGRGHTFLGNASHLEEFFLGGWQASGIGTARSGLPINVTISRSTSALPDQLNKNQRPNLVPGVSVYAAHKTPTSWLNPAAFSAPLAGVHGNAGRNIARAPGLWQFDTSLQKRFPVTERVGVSFRAEAFNLFNVAHYGTPASVFAGSNFGVVTTPFSTNAVGTGTPRELQFMLRADF, from the coding sequence ATGAAAAAGCTATTGCTATTGCTTCTGCTTGCGTCCATGCCGCTGTTCGGGCAGACGGATCGCGCCACCATCACGGGAACGGTCACCGACACCACTGGAGGCCGCGTCCCCTCTGTCGAAATCACCCTCGTCTCCAAGGCAACGGGCATCTCACGGCTTGCAAAGACCAACAGCGAGGGAGTTTTCACCATCAGCTCCCTCGCTGTTGGTACGTATAAGGCTACCTTCCGCGCTGACAATTTCGCCACTCAAGAAGTCGAAGAGATCCGGCTCGATGTAGGACAGACCTATACCCTGCCGGTCAAGCTGGGTGTCACCAAGGTAGAAACTGCGATCGATGTCAGCGCAGGAGTCACGGGGCTCGATCAATCGTCAGCGGAGATCGGCGGGGTTGTGCACGGTTCGCAGGCGCAGGACCTTCCGCTGAATGGGCGCAATTACGTCAGCCTGGTAGCGCTTGTACCGGGCGCCATCGACTCCGGCACCGGCACACAGGACCAGGTGCGCTTCGCTGGACTCTCGGCGGAAGACAATAGCTGGCATCTCGATGGCATCGACAATTCGGGCATCAACCACCAGTACCAGAAGGTTGCAATTCGTCTCCAGCCTTCCACCGAAGCGATCGCCGAATTCCGTGCCAACAGTGCTGTTTACAGCGCCGATCAGGGCGGCACGCCGGGCGGACAGATCGAACTTGTCTCACGCAGTGGTTCGAATGGATTCCATGCTTCGGCGTGGGAGTTCCTGCGCAACACCTACTTCGATGCGACTCCCTGGGGCACGGTCGGTACTTTTCCGACACTTCATCTGAACAACTTTGGAGCCAACCTCGGCGGCCCCGTTCTCAAAGACAAGCTCTTCTTCTTCGTCAACTGGGAGTCTCTTCGCCAGGTGCAGAACCTGTCTCTCACCGGCACAGTCCCAAGCGCGAGCTTCCGTGCAGCTGTGCTGGCCAAATCGCCTGCGCTGGCGCCGATTTTGAATGCGTACCCCGTAGGCACAGTTACCATTGCAGGCAATGCGAACGCGGTCAGCTGGTATGGCAGTGGACCCTCCACAGATCGCGAAGACTCCGGACTGGCACGTGTCGATTACCACGTCAACAACCGCACGGATGCTTTTGTTCGCTACAGCACGGACCACTACGCAGTTCAGACACCGGCGGATCTCACCGGACAGGGCTTCACAACCCTGACCACACCCAACATCGTGATTGGAGCTCAGACCGCTTTTAGCTCTACCTTCATGAATAACGTCAGGTTCGGCTTCAATCGCGCCGAGTTCACGCAGGGCGAAACCAACACGCTGCCTTACTCTGTCGTCGTCACGGGTGCGTTCACTAAACTCGATGATGCTACTGGATCGGTGCGCTATGACAACTCCTTCACCTTCGTCGACGATGCGACACTTGTCAGAGGACGTAGCACCATCAAGGCTGGTGTGACGGTACGTCGCATTCAGGAAAACAAATCCTCGCCCAGCGTACCGGACGAGATCTACACCTTTGCCAGCACAACCAACTTTCAGAACAACCTGATGGATTCAGATTCTTACGCCGGCACCGTTCCCCTGACCGGACAGCGCATGACGGAGTCCTTTGGTTATATTCAGGATCAGTTCCAGCTCTCTCCACAACTGACGATCAATGCCGGCATGCGCTATGAATACTTCGGTGTGGATCATGAGGTGCAGGGACGCGGCATCATCGTCGATCCGCTGAACTGCTCTGCCGTTGTATGCCCGGCCGGATCAGAGTGGTATCACCCCAACCTGCTCGACTTTTCTCCACGTCTCAGCGTTGCCTATTCGCCTGCAGCTCTCAGAGGTAAGTCGGTGCTGCGGGCAGGCTATGGCATCTACTATGGCGATGGTCAGTTTGGAAATCTAGGTACCCCCGTCGGGAACCTTGCCACCAAATACTCCATCACACAGCAGCAGGCGCCGGGCCTGAGCTTTCCTGTAACGCCTTATCTGGGCGCGGCGGCCAATAGCTTTGCTCCCTCAGGCTCACCCATCAACCGCAAAGACACAGCGGTCGAAGAATGGACGCTTTCGTTCCAGAGTGAGGTCGCTAAGCAGACGGTTGCTCAGATTGCCTACTTCGGAACGCATGCCTCGCACGTCTTCTCCGATGTCACTCTCAACGGTATCGACCCGACAACCGGAAAGCGTCCATTCGCCGGTTATTCCACGATCGACTATCGCGGTTCCTCCAACGATGCCAACACGCAGGCCTTCCAGGCTGGACTGCGTCGCGACTTCGCCAGCGGCCTGCTGATCTCGGCCAACTACGAACTCTCGCACTCACTGGATAACGGTGGCATCGGCGGCGGCGAAGCCGATATCCCGCAGGACTACAACTGTCACCGCTGCGAGTATTCGTCCAGCGATCAGGACATGCGGCATTACTTCAGTGCGAGCACAATCTGGAAGCTGCCGGTCGGACGCGGTCATACCTTCCTGGGCAACGCCTCGCATCTGGAGGAGTTTTTCCTGGGCGGCTGGCAGGCAAGCGGCATCGGCACCGCACGCAGCGGATTACCGATCAATGTCACCATTAGCCGCAGTACCAGCGCGCTTCCTGACCAACTCAACAAAAACCAGCGACCGAACCTCGTGCCTGGCGTATCTGTTTACGCTGCACATAAGACACCGACGAGCTGGCTTAACCCTGCCGCATTTTCTGCTCCGCTGGCTGGTGTCCACGGCAATGCTGGCCGCAACATCGCCCGTGCTCCAGGCCTCTGGCAGTTTGATACTTCGTTACAAAAACGTTTTCCAGTCACCGAACGGGTTGGCGTCAGCTTTCGCGCCGAAGCGTTCAATCTCTTCAACGTCGCGCACTACGGAACGCCAGCGAGTGTCTTTGCCGGCAGTAACTTCGGCGTGGTTACTACTCCCTTCAGCACGAATGCGGTTGGGACCGGCACACCACGAGAGCTGCAGTTCATGCTCCGTGCCGACTTCTAG
- a CDS encoding metallophosphoesterase, with translation MAPDPLAPGTLNRRRFLRQSFAFSAAALTSSSLLALPSRHPAKQDAAHLLMLGDWGRETKDRAQHVVAQGMIDYTQQHALSPEALLMLGDNWYDELPGGVTSPRWQSGFEQMYPQSVFNCPAYAIPGNHDYQRMPESKVTAELAYARQPHTRWTMPSLWYRFGFPNKSPLITFIALDSNVFHENGKPEKNDYNFTLTPEQQAEQLLWLKAELEKPLTTPFWVMMAHHPVFSNGPHGDHKVLIRDWDPLLREHNVHLYLAGHDHDLQHLEFEGHPTSFFLSGGGGADLYNLRGEEAARGPYAQKVHGFSHLEVTSKLMTLRHLNADGSVLHTFTKTPEGKVSIHS, from the coding sequence ATGGCTCCTGATCCGCTTGCACCCGGAACTCTCAATCGCCGCCGTTTTCTGCGCCAAAGCTTCGCCTTCAGCGCGGCTGCTCTTACTTCTTCTTCTCTTTTAGCCCTGCCGTCTCGGCATCCCGCAAAGCAAGACGCGGCCCATCTCCTCATGCTTGGTGATTGGGGAAGAGAGACCAAGGATCGCGCCCAGCACGTTGTGGCGCAGGGCATGATCGATTACACCCAGCAACATGCCCTGTCCCCAGAAGCTCTGCTCATGCTCGGAGATAACTGGTACGACGAACTGCCGGGGGGCGTCACCTCTCCGCGATGGCAGAGCGGCTTCGAGCAGATGTACCCTCAGTCAGTATTCAACTGCCCCGCGTATGCCATCCCCGGCAATCACGACTATCAACGCATGCCCGAAAGCAAGGTCACCGCGGAACTCGCCTACGCCCGCCAACCCCATACCCGTTGGACGATGCCCTCGCTCTGGTACCGCTTCGGCTTTCCGAATAAGAGCCCGCTCATTACCTTCATCGCTCTGGATAGTAATGTCTTTCACGAAAACGGTAAGCCTGAGAAGAACGACTATAACTTCACCCTGACACCAGAGCAACAGGCAGAACAACTCTTATGGTTAAAAGCAGAGCTCGAGAAGCCTTTAACCACGCCTTTTTGGGTCATGATGGCGCATCATCCCGTTTTCTCGAACGGCCCTCATGGCGATCACAAGGTACTGATCCGCGACTGGGATCCGTTGCTACGCGAGCACAACGTTCATCTCTATCTTGCTGGGCACGACCACGATCTACAGCACCTCGAGTTCGAGGGACATCCGACCTCCTTCTTTCTTTCGGGCGGTGGGGGTGCCGATTTATACAATCTTCGCGGCGAAGAAGCTGCACGTGGACCGTATGCGCAGAAGGTCCACGGCTTCAGCCACCTAGAAGTTACCTCGAAGCTAATGACATTGCGTCATTTGAATGCCGATGGCTCAGTCCTTCACACCTTTACCAAAACACCCGAAGGCAAAGTCTCCATCCACTCTTGA
- a CDS encoding alkaline phosphatase family protein, translated as MKRPNVVLLFATLLPHVSTFAAPPTAAPVHKPKLILAIAVDQFRYDYTTRFRGRYTSGLATMLSEGAVFIDAHQDHFPTVTATGHATFLTGSVPATSGIIGNEWYDRKLGKTITSVEDAATTLIGVDGQKVGSSPHNLIVSTLGDEIKMSHSGKSKVIGISMKDRAAILPSGRMADAAYWFDNESGVVISSTWYQQQLPTWVREFNAGKPAFQHLGSSWYALGQEKSGKPLMTLPSEPGKAYLSQWEETPYANDMLEEFAERVMHNEHLGQQDGTDVLTVSFSANDHLGHAVGPDAPEVEDMSVRTDLVIGKLLAAAIKQAGGRENLLVVLTADHGVAPVPEVNQQRKMPGGRLDKADYLAKVEAALEEKFGVGKWMIGTQESGFYLNDDLIEKKKLKHSAVEDEAATAAMKMPFVARTYTRTQLLPRDAMQSRIDDYVARSFFPERGPDVIVIIKPYYLFGKSGTSHGSPYDYDSHVPLIFWGGGVHAGTYTERVGISDVAPTLAAVLEVETPSGSVGHILNEVVDSFLKQQHRSISSSHRSKQQARLQ; from the coding sequence ATGAAAAGACCGAACGTCGTACTTCTATTCGCCACGCTGCTCCCCCATGTTTCAACATTCGCGGCACCTCCAACAGCGGCGCCTGTTCACAAACCAAAATTGATCCTCGCTATCGCTGTCGACCAGTTTCGCTACGATTACACTACTCGTTTTCGCGGACGGTACACCAGCGGTCTGGCAACGATGCTCTCTGAAGGAGCGGTCTTCATCGACGCGCATCAGGATCACTTTCCAACGGTGACCGCGACCGGACACGCTACTTTCCTCACGGGGTCGGTACCCGCGACCAGCGGCATCATTGGCAATGAATGGTACGACCGAAAGCTGGGTAAGACCATTACTTCGGTTGAGGATGCAGCAACCACTCTTATCGGCGTTGACGGGCAGAAAGTGGGCTCCTCGCCGCATAACCTGATCGTGAGTACTCTCGGCGATGAAATCAAGATGTCTCATAGCGGTAAGTCCAAAGTGATCGGTATCTCCATGAAAGATCGTGCCGCCATTCTTCCTTCTGGACGCATGGCCGACGCTGCCTACTGGTTCGATAACGAATCAGGTGTGGTGATCAGCAGCACCTGGTACCAGCAACAGCTGCCAACATGGGTGCGAGAGTTCAATGCTGGAAAGCCAGCTTTCCAGCACCTGGGCTCGTCCTGGTATGCACTTGGCCAGGAGAAATCAGGTAAGCCCCTAATGACCTTGCCAAGCGAGCCGGGCAAAGCATATCTGTCGCAGTGGGAAGAGACGCCCTACGCAAACGACATGCTGGAAGAGTTTGCTGAGCGCGTGATGCACAATGAGCATCTGGGACAGCAGGACGGAACCGATGTGCTCACGGTGAGCTTTTCGGCTAACGACCATCTTGGCCATGCGGTTGGGCCCGACGCTCCCGAAGTTGAAGATATGTCGGTACGCACGGATCTCGTAATTGGAAAACTACTTGCGGCTGCGATCAAGCAGGCTGGAGGACGCGAGAACCTCCTCGTGGTGCTTACGGCAGACCACGGCGTAGCTCCTGTGCCCGAGGTAAACCAGCAGCGCAAGATGCCGGGCGGTCGCCTGGACAAGGCCGATTATCTTGCAAAGGTGGAAGCCGCGCTCGAAGAAAAGTTCGGTGTAGGCAAGTGGATGATTGGAACGCAGGAGTCCGGTTTCTATCTCAACGATGACTTGATTGAAAAGAAGAAGCTGAAGCATAGCGCCGTAGAAGATGAGGCCGCCACGGCCGCGATGAAGATGCCATTTGTCGCGCGCACTTACACACGGACGCAATTGTTACCGCGCGACGCCATGCAATCCAGAATCGACGACTATGTCGCTCGGTCGTTCTTCCCGGAGCGCGGGCCCGATGTGATCGTTATCATCAAGCCATACTACCTCTTCGGCAAGTCTGGCACTTCACATGGCTCACCCTATGACTATGACAGCCACGTTCCGCTTATTTTTTGGGGTGGTGGAGTTCATGCGGGTACTTATACCGAACGCGTCGGCATCAGCGATGTAGCTCCAACGCTTGCGGCCGTTCTTGAGGTGGAAACACCCAGTGGCAGCGTGGGCCACATCCTGAACGAGGTTGTAGATTCTTTCCTCAAGCAACAGCATCGTTCTATCTCGTCCAGTCATCGATCCAAACAGCAAGCAAGATTGCAGTAG